A window from Candidatus Arthromitus sp. SFB-rat-Yit encodes these proteins:
- a CDS encoding DUF5780 domain-containing protein, whose protein sequence is MLRKILLSICVITSVGIATVSCATNNNKNSTSTVSTVQNDTTQVQEEPKKEEKKEMTSAELDEALNNQPVKIIKTEYISQDKKFLQPDLLSAVFQNDSGTDIKNAVLGFVAWDANNFPVKIKSKYDFTDGEYFKRVNCNDVNLVNGTSYGENSGLSIDNDNIAKFKPIVISYTDFDGNTWENPLLEEFKKMYVDKKLVE, encoded by the coding sequence ATGTTACGAAAAATATTATTGTCAATATGTGTTATCACTAGTGTTGGTATTGCAACCGTTTCATGTGCTACAAATAATAATAAAAATAGTACAAGCACTGTAAGTACTGTTCAAAATGATACAACTCAAGTACAAGAAGAACCTAAAAAAGAGGAGAAGAAGGAAATGACTTCAGCAGAGTTAGATGAAGCTCTAAATAATCAACCTGTTAAAATTATAAAAACGGAGTACATTTCTCAAGATAAAAAATTTTTACAGCCTGATCTTTTATCTGCAGTTTTTCAAAATGATAGTGGTACAGATATAAAGAATGCTGTTTTAGGATTTGTAGCTTGGGATGCTAATAATTTTCCTGTTAAAATAAAGAGTAAGTATGATTTTACTGATGGAGAATATTTTAAACGAGTAAATTGTAATGATGTTAACCTAGTTAATGGAACATCTTATGGTGAAAATTCTGGATTATCTATAGATAATGATAATATAGCAAAATTTAAGCCAATAGTGATTTCTTATACTGATTTTGATGGTAATACTTGGGAAAATCCATTACTAGAGGAATTTAAAAAAATGTATGTTGACAAAAAGTTAGTTGAATAG
- a CDS encoding BglG family transcription antiterminator produces MRLLLWENDYVSLQKIADITGVSRRSIYYDLCNINEWLEERGIKELEVERGKGILLSQEDKFKIKESLEEKISEKYYVFLPSERVEIIICYIVHSRKPVYINHIMDVCKVSRNTVFGDMKIAIQKLRKYELDLKYESKKGYEVVGDAVRKCALFFLYFNKLRALFNEGVLNFFDREKIYKNYECLNLLKNELKIEYMEGDLLSLAALMPVMHNYREKLHFSGLKKEEIFRIKEFQLVEKYFDELEENEKIYLCLHLLASRVSVATDKFFEDRADQSVYGITKALVTEFEKTACVNFEDKEELERALFVHIKTSMYRYKYGIQIGNPFGNDIIREYPNLFDITRKVSRYLEQIIGLPIPDSEVAYLSLHFGAYLKVCKYQGNKLRILIVCVNGISTGNMIKREVLKLLSDIEIVGVVSAVDIINAQDICDLIISTVNIKTIVPVIVVNPILMDEDREYILNHHMVHGVQKNKISNLLFNTIKKYVDKSQYKNLQKDIVQCLQGHSKNLDISVSEKENGILECLSLSKIMISDESLVLQDSVYLAGECLVENGSIEKRYLDVINFQTMYYGSYMFITDRIMLAHAKPEDGVNKMDISMAVFKNPILFREGKRAEIIFVLAAVDHERHLKILNDIFKIAEDKDIIERFVNANTKMEIFEILNEIL; encoded by the coding sequence ATGCGTCTTCTTTTGTGGGAAAATGATTATGTTTCTCTTCAAAAAATTGCAGATATTACTGGGGTATCTAGACGAAGTATCTATTATGATTTATGTAATATTAATGAATGGTTGGAGGAACGAGGAATAAAAGAGCTTGAGGTTGAACGTGGAAAGGGAATTCTGCTTTCTCAAGAGGATAAATTTAAAATTAAAGAATCGTTGGAAGAAAAAATATCGGAAAAATATTATGTGTTTTTACCTTCAGAGAGAGTTGAAATTATCATTTGTTATATTGTACATAGTAGGAAACCTGTTTATATTAATCATATTATGGATGTTTGTAAAGTTAGTCGTAATACTGTGTTTGGTGATATGAAGATTGCTATCCAAAAACTCCGCAAATATGAATTAGATTTAAAATATGAATCTAAGAAAGGATATGAGGTTGTTGGAGATGCTGTTAGGAAATGTGCTTTGTTTTTCTTGTATTTCAATAAGTTAAGAGCGTTGTTCAACGAAGGAGTTTTAAATTTTTTTGATAGAGAGAAGATATACAAAAATTATGAATGTTTGAATTTGTTAAAGAATGAATTGAAGATTGAATATATGGAAGGAGATTTATTATCCTTAGCTGCTTTAATGCCCGTTATGCATAACTATAGGGAGAAATTGCATTTTAGTGGATTGAAAAAAGAGGAAATTTTTAGAATTAAAGAATTTCAATTAGTTGAAAAATATTTTGATGAGCTTGAGGAGAATGAAAAGATATATTTGTGTCTTCATCTTCTTGCTTCACGTGTATCTGTAGCGACGGACAAATTCTTTGAAGATAGGGCTGATCAATCAGTTTATGGAATTACAAAAGCCCTTGTGACAGAATTTGAGAAAACTGCGTGTGTGAATTTTGAAGATAAAGAAGAATTAGAGCGAGCATTATTTGTTCATATCAAAACGTCGATGTATCGATATAAATATGGAATACAAATAGGGAATCCATTTGGCAATGATATTATTAGAGAATATCCGAACTTGTTTGATATTACAAGAAAAGTATCCCGTTATTTGGAGCAAATTATTGGTTTGCCGATACCAGATAGTGAAGTTGCGTATCTATCGTTGCACTTTGGTGCGTATTTAAAAGTTTGCAAATATCAGGGAAATAAACTTAGAATATTAATTGTGTGTGTAAATGGGATTTCAACAGGAAACATGATAAAGCGTGAAGTGCTGAAATTACTTTCAGATATAGAAATCGTTGGTGTTGTTTCGGCGGTAGACATAATTAATGCTCAAGATATTTGTGATCTTATAATTTCAACAGTTAACATCAAAACCATAGTACCCGTTATCGTGGTTAACCCTATACTTATGGATGAAGATAGAGAATACATATTGAATCATCATATGGTGCATGGAGTTCAGAAAAATAAAATTTCCAATCTGCTGTTTAATACGATAAAAAAATATGTCGATAAATCACAATACAAAAATTTGCAAAAAGATATTGTTCAGTGTTTGCAAGGTCATTCAAAAAATCTTGATATTTCTGTATCGGAAAAAGAAAATGGAATATTGGAATGTTTAAGTTTATCAAAAATTATGATAAGTGATGAAAGTTTGGTTTTGCAAGATAGTGTTTATCTTGCAGGCGAATGTCTTGTTGAGAATGGAAGTATAGAGAAAAGATATCTTGATGTTATTAATTTTCAAACGATGTATTATGGATCATATATGTTTATAACTGATAGGATCATGCTTGCACATGCAAAACCTGAAGATGGTGTGAACAAAATGGATATTTCTATGGCTGTGTTTAAAAATCCGATTTTGTTTAGAGAGGGAAAACGAGCTGAAATTATATTTGTTTTAGCTGCAGTAGATCATGAAAGACATTTGAAAATTTTGAATGATATTTTCAAAATTGCTGAGGATAAAGATATAATTGAAAGATTTGTTAATGCGAATACTAAAATGGAAATCTTTGAAATTTTAAATGAAATATTATAA
- a CDS encoding PTS sugar transporter subunit IIA, protein MDLLDKKNVRLIDGASDWREAIRISVMPLEEGGYVEPRYKEAIISGVEKLGSYIIIAPSIALPHARPEDGVLKSQIAITLFKNEIKFDKENAVARLFLTLAAVDSSGHLNALMKISEILQDKEKVNNILKSDNVETLYGYFN, encoded by the coding sequence ATGGATTTGCTAGATAAAAAAAATGTAAGATTAATAGATGGTGCTAGCGACTGGAGAGAAGCCATTAGAATTTCGGTAATGCCACTTGAAGAAGGAGGATATGTAGAGCCTAGGTATAAAGAGGCAATTATCTCAGGAGTTGAGAAACTTGGGAGTTACATTATAATAGCACCTTCTATTGCTTTACCACATGCAAGACCAGAAGATGGTGTGCTTAAAAGTCAAATTGCAATCACTTTATTTAAAAACGAAATAAAGTTTGACAAAGAAAATGCTGTGGCACGATTATTTTTGACATTGGCAGCTGTGGATTCTAGCGGTCATCTAAATGCACTAATGAAAATTTCTGAAATTCTACAGGACAAAGAAAAAGTTAATAATATCTTAAAATCAGATAATGTAGAAACGTTATATGGTTATTTTAATTAA
- a CDS encoding GNAT family N-acetyltransferase — protein MRLVVKYFEELTTIELYEILKSRMEIFVVEQKSTHQDLDDKDYQSLHIFFEDNRRVVGYVRAFFKEDNVVQMGRVLTLYHGKGIGRKLLKEGIEHIKNKMNPKEIYIDAQSYAVGFYELVGFEVCSDEFIRDGIPHIAMNLKL, from the coding sequence GTGAGGCTTGTTGTAAAATATTTTGAAGAATTAACAACTATAGAGTTATATGAAATTTTGAAATCGAGAATGGAAATTTTTGTTGTAGAGCAGAAGTCTACACATCAAGATTTGGATGACAAAGATTATCAAAGTCTTCATATATTTTTCGAAGACAACAGAAGAGTAGTTGGATATGTTAGAGCTTTTTTTAAAGAAGATAATGTTGTGCAAATGGGTAGAGTATTGACTCTTTATCATGGTAAAGGTATTGGAAGGAAATTGTTAAAAGAAGGAATTGAACATATTAAAAATAAAATGAATCCTAAAGAAATTTATATAGATGCACAAAGTTATGCTGTAGGATTTTATGAACTTGTAGGTTTCGAGGTTTGTTCAGATGAATTTATACGAGATGGAATTCCACATATTGCGATGAATCTAAAATTATAA
- a CDS encoding restriction endonuclease subunit S, whose product MSKLDKLIKELCPDGVEYFKVETICNISRGRVMSKNYLRNNKGEYPVYSSQTENDGKLGEISTYDFDGEYITWTTDGAHAGSVFYRYGKFSITNICGMLEVKEKSKNLVRYIYYILKLYAKKYVNKGMGNPKLMSNVMGSIKIPIPPLEIQEEIVHILDSFTELTAELTAELTAELTARKKQYEYYRDKLFTFGDDVPRVKLKDVATIIRGGNFQKKDFRDEGFPCIHYGQIYTKYGMKVKNTISFVEGEIFEKSKKAQKNDIIMAVTSENLKDLCKCLVWLGDEDAAISGDAVIIKHNQNPSYLAYYFYTEMFFTQKRRLAHGTKVIRVTPSNLLDIEIPLPSLEEQERIVSILDKFDKLCNDLTEGLPAEIEARKKQYEYYRDKLLTFKEK is encoded by the coding sequence ATGAGTAAACTTGATAAATTGATAAAAGAACTTTGTCCTGATGGAGTTGAGTATTTTAAAGTGGAAACTATTTGTAATATATCAAGAGGTCGAGTGATGTCTAAAAATTATTTAAGAAATAATAAGGGAGAATATCCTGTTTATTCATCACAGACTGAAAATGATGGTAAACTTGGAGAAATATCGACATATGACTTTGATGGTGAATATATAACTTGGACAACAGATGGGGCACATGCAGGTTCAGTATTTTATAGATATGGTAAATTTAGTATAACTAATATATGTGGGATGTTAGAAGTTAAGGAAAAAAGTAAAAACTTAGTTAGATATATTTATTATATTTTAAAATTATATGCAAAAAAATATGTGAATAAAGGAATGGGTAATCCTAAATTGATGAGTAATGTTATGGGAAGCATAAAAATCCCAATACCACCTCTAGAAATTCAAGAAGAGATTGTACATATTTTAGATTCGTTTACAGAGCTTACAGCAGAGCTTACAGCAGAGCTTACAGCAGAGCTTACAGCAAGAAAGAAACAGTATGAGTATTATAGAGATAAGCTATTTACGTTTGGTGATGATGTGCCGAGGGTAAAACTCAAGGATGTTGCAACGATAATTAGAGGTGGAAATTTTCAGAAAAAAGATTTTAGAGATGAAGGATTTCCATGTATTCATTATGGGCAGATATATACAAAATATGGAATGAAAGTTAAAAATACAATTAGTTTTGTTGAGGGAGAAATTTTTGAAAAATCAAAGAAAGCTCAGAAGAATGATATCATAATGGCAGTAACGAGCGAAAATCTTAAAGATTTATGTAAGTGTTTAGTTTGGTTGGGAGATGAAGATGCTGCAATTAGTGGAGATGCTGTAATTATTAAACATAATCAAAACCCATCTTATCTAGCTTATTATTTTTATACAGAAATGTTTTTTACGCAAAAACGTAGGTTAGCACATGGAACAAAAGTTATTAGAGTAACTCCGAGTAATTTATTAGATATAGAAATTCCTCTTCCCTCCTTAGAAGAACAAGAAAGAATAGTTTCAATACTTGATAAATTTGATAAGCTTTGTAACGATTTAACTGAAGGACTCCCTGCAGAGATTGAAGCGAGGAAGAAACAATACGAATATTATAGGGACAAGCTTTTGACTTTTAAAGAAAAATAA
- a CDS encoding type I restriction endonuclease subunit R, with the protein MSFYNVVAETNENTVVYEYIPKKNRSEHYQSEAELEKEFINMLCEQGYEYLSIKTENDLKNNLREKLEELNKYKFSNSEWNSFFKSVIANPNEHIVEKTQKIQEDNIQVLKCDDGSSKNITLIDKKNIHNNSVQVINQYVIGKKDGAKYNNRYDVTILVNGFPLVHVELKRRGVAIKEAFNQINRYQSDSFWAGCGLYEYIQIFVISNGTHTKYYSNTTRFNSVKNSKQSAYRNKNKTSNSFEFTSFWADAKNKTIADLIHFTETFFAKHTILNILTKYCVFTSENILLVMRPYQITATEAIINKIKMSNSCKTYGSTAGGGYIWHTTGSGKTLTSFKTAREASNLNFIDKVLFVVDRKDLDYQTMKEYDRFEKGSANSNVTTKILARQLEDENSKIIITTIQKLSTFVKKNPDHKVYKKHVVIIFDECHRSQFGEMHTSITKKFSKYYLFGFTGTPVFSVNALKKSEACTTEYIFGDKLHAYTIVNAINDKNVLGFKVDYVRTMNMQHEDEIDDEMVNDIDREKLMMHPERIKGVTKYILNKFDLKTYRGHSKYSYFHDLFTNISEIVSKDHGVVEGIKEKQHIIGFNSIFAVASVNMAKLYYDEFKRQMGEDPKNKLRIATIFSFGANEEEYDGDLGDENPENASSLDKSSRDFLEEAIEDYNKMFHTNYDTSSEKFQNYYKDVSLRMKNKELDLLIVVNMFLTGFDATTLNTLWVDKNLKMHGLIQAFSRTNRIFNSVKSHGNIVCFRNLQKCVDDALVVFGDDDAKRVIILNSFKDYYYGYTDKDGKRIPGYLEMVEKLKENFPVSDPNIIGEKNQEEFVLLFGAILRMRNLLISFDEFAGKELITERDFQDYLGKYQDIRDEWNIKRDSGEKMDVGDDVVFEVEFIKEIEINIDYILMLVKKYHDTNCKDKEVIITINKAINASPELRSKRQLIESFIKTVDVTDDIFNEWDKYVISKYEEDVENIVKSENLNLEATKIFLKNAFRNGEIKTYGTDINSFMPSMSRLDRSSGMSRAEKKQSIIYKLKELFERYSGILGFKELARELDQTSEEIKEPVLVGTGQSND; encoded by the coding sequence ATGTCTTTTTATAACGTTGTAGCTGAAACAAATGAAAATACTGTTGTGTATGAATATATTCCTAAGAAAAATCGTTCCGAACACTATCAAAGCGAGGCTGAACTTGAAAAAGAATTCATTAACATGCTTTGTGAACAAGGATATGAATATCTATCGATTAAAACGGAAAACGATTTGAAAAATAACTTAAGAGAAAAATTGGAAGAGCTTAATAAATATAAGTTTAGTAATTCTGAATGGAATAGTTTCTTTAAGTCTGTTATAGCAAATCCTAACGAACATATTGTAGAAAAAACCCAAAAAATTCAAGAGGACAACATACAAGTGTTAAAATGTGACGATGGTTCTTCTAAAAATATAACCCTAATTGATAAAAAGAATATACATAATAATTCTGTTCAAGTTATCAATCAATATGTGATTGGGAAAAAAGATGGAGCAAAATATAACAATAGATACGATGTGACCATTCTTGTTAACGGTTTCCCTCTCGTTCATGTGGAATTAAAACGTAGAGGGGTTGCCATAAAAGAAGCATTCAATCAAATTAATCGTTATCAGTCCGATAGTTTTTGGGCAGGATGTGGCTTGTATGAATATATTCAAATATTTGTTATATCGAACGGCACACATACTAAATATTATTCAAATACTACACGTTTCAACTCCGTCAAAAATTCTAAACAATCTGCATATAGAAACAAAAATAAAACGAGTAATAGTTTTGAGTTCACTTCTTTTTGGGCAGATGCAAAAAATAAAACTATTGCAGATTTAATTCATTTCACAGAAACATTTTTCGCAAAACATACCATATTAAATATCCTCACGAAATATTGCGTATTTACTTCTGAAAATATTCTCCTCGTTATGCGTCCGTATCAAATAACCGCAACAGAAGCTATCATTAATAAAATTAAAATGTCTAATAGTTGTAAAACTTACGGAAGTACTGCAGGAGGTGGATATATATGGCATACAACAGGATCAGGGAAAACACTAACTTCATTCAAAACTGCGAGAGAAGCCTCTAATCTAAATTTTATTGATAAAGTTTTGTTTGTTGTTGACCGTAAAGATCTTGACTATCAAACCATGAAAGAATATGACAGATTTGAAAAAGGTTCAGCAAATAGCAATGTAACGACAAAAATACTTGCAAGACAACTTGAAGATGAAAATTCTAAAATCATAATCACAACCATTCAAAAACTGTCTACATTCGTTAAGAAAAATCCTGACCATAAAGTCTATAAAAAGCACGTTGTAATTATTTTTGATGAATGTCATAGAAGTCAGTTTGGTGAGATGCACACTTCAATAACAAAGAAATTTTCAAAATATTATTTGTTCGGATTCACAGGAACGCCAGTATTTTCAGTTAATGCACTTAAAAAATCAGAAGCATGCACAACAGAATATATTTTTGGAGATAAGCTTCATGCGTATACCATTGTAAACGCTATAAATGATAAAAACGTTCTTGGATTTAAAGTTGATTATGTTAGAACAATGAATATGCAGCATGAAGATGAAATTGATGATGAAATGGTTAATGATATCGACCGTGAAAAGTTGATGATGCATCCTGAAAGAATAAAAGGTGTGACGAAATATATATTGAATAAATTTGATTTAAAAACTTATCGAGGACACAGTAAATATAGTTATTTCCATGATTTATTTACAAATATTTCTGAAATAGTTTCTAAAGATCATGGAGTTGTAGAAGGAATCAAAGAAAAACAACACATCATTGGATTTAATTCTATTTTTGCAGTTGCCTCTGTTAACATGGCAAAACTTTATTATGATGAATTCAAAAGGCAAATGGGAGAAGACCCTAAAAATAAATTGCGTATTGCGACTATATTTAGTTTTGGAGCTAATGAAGAAGAGTATGATGGAGATTTGGGAGATGAAAACCCAGAGAATGCTTCATCTCTTGATAAATCTTCTCGTGATTTTCTCGAGGAAGCCATAGAAGATTATAACAAAATGTTCCATACGAATTATGATACCTCAAGTGAAAAATTTCAAAACTATTATAAAGATGTATCTCTTCGTATGAAGAATAAAGAATTGGATCTTCTTATTGTGGTTAATATGTTTTTGACAGGATTTGATGCTACTACATTAAATACGCTTTGGGTAGATAAAAATTTAAAAATGCACGGACTTATTCAGGCATTTTCAAGGACTAATCGAATTTTTAATTCTGTTAAGAGTCATGGAAATATTGTGTGTTTTAGAAATCTTCAAAAATGTGTTGATGATGCACTCGTGGTTTTTGGAGATGATGATGCAAAAAGAGTTATTATTTTAAATAGTTTTAAAGATTATTACTATGGATACACAGATAAAGATGGTAAACGAATACCAGGATATTTAGAAATGGTTGAAAAATTGAAGGAAAATTTCCCTGTTTCGGACCCAAATATTATTGGAGAAAAAAATCAAGAAGAATTTGTATTACTTTTTGGTGCAATTCTTCGTATGCGTAATTTGTTAATATCGTTTGATGAATTTGCTGGAAAAGAGCTGATAACAGAGCGTGACTTTCAGGATTATCTTGGAAAATATCAAGATATCCGTGATGAATGGAATATTAAAAGAGATTCTGGAGAAAAAATGGATGTTGGTGATGACGTTGTATTTGAAGTGGAATTTATTAAAGAAATAGAAATCAATATTGATTATATCCTTATGCTTGTCAAAAAGTATCACGATACTAATTGTAAAGACAAAGAAGTAATTATTACAATAAACAAAGCAATTAACGCAAGCCCTGAACTTCGAAGCAAAAGACAACTTATTGAATCGTTCATTAAAACAGTTGATGTAACAGATGATATTTTTAATGAATGGGATAAGTATGTTATATCAAAATATGAAGAAGATGTAGAAAACATTGTGAAATCTGAAAATTTAAATTTAGAAGCAACGAAAATATTTTTGAAAAATGCATTCCGCAATGGAGAGATTAAAACATACGGAACAGACATCAATAGTTTTATGCCATCTATGTCAAGATTGGATAGAAGTAGTGGAATGAGTCGTGCTGAAAAGAAACAGAGCATTATATACAAACTAAAAGAATTATTTGAAAGATATTCTGGGATTTTAGGATTCAAGGAATTAGCAAGAGAATTAGATCAAACTAGTGAAGAAATTAAGGAGCCAGTTTTGGTAGGTACAGGTCAAAGTAACGATTAG